The following proteins come from a genomic window of Astatotilapia calliptera chromosome 11, fAstCal1.2, whole genome shotgun sequence:
- the cldn12 gene encoding claudin-12, whose translation MSCRDIHATNAFAFIIAILSVGGLTVAALIPQWRVTKLVTFNRNAKNISVYDGLWAKCVMQDGYSGCLYYDSEWYSKLDQLDLRLLQFCLPTGLGFGILALLLSMTGMCKTCCCSDKPEPDIKTVRCLVNSPGCHLVAGMFFFLGGAVPIAPSVWFLFRTKEMNARYANIFSDGFAVYTSIGCSGGLMLAALLMFMWYCMCKKLPSPFWLPMSTSNSMSTQPLIANAHSPASVYVPQPFSPQTFPPTVINAQPHVPAQGYVQSVIAPAPPQVYVSQVSAPNGYGSEVEGNHAYGYAPSQSYAPSQSYAPSQSYAPSQGYASSYTGHRYSTRSRMSAIEIDIPVLTQE comes from the exons ATGTCGTGCCGGGACATCCACGCCACCAATGCTTTTGCCTTCATCATTGCTATTTTGTCTGTAGGTGGGCTCACAGTGGCAGCATTAATTCCGCAGTGGCGCGTAACGAAACTCGTCACCTTTAATCGTAATGCCAAGAATATCAGTGTGTATGATGGGCTGTGGGCTAAATGTGTGATGCAGGATGGCTATTCAGGATGCCTCTACTATGATTCAGAG TGGTATTCCAAGTTGGATCAGCTGGATCTGCGGCTTTTGCAGTTCTGCCTTCCCACAGGCCTCGGTTTCGGCATTTTAGCCTTGCTGCTGTCCATGACCGGGATGTGTAAAACCTGTTGCTGCTCAGACAAGCCTGAACCGGACATTAAAACAGTTAGATGCCTGGTGAACAGTCCAGGTTGTCACCTGGTGGCCGGCATGTTTTTCTTCCTGGGCGGCGCAGTCCCCATTGCGCCCTCCGTGTGGTTCCTTTTCCGCACCAAGGAGATGAACGCTAGATATGCCAACATCTTCTCTGATGGCTTTGCTGTGTATACATCTATAGGCTGTTCTGGAGGACTGATGCTAGCCGCACTGCTGATGTTCATGTGGTACTGTATGTGCAAGAAGCTGCCTTCACCTTTCTGGTTGCCCATGTCCACGTCCAACTCCATGTCGACCCAGCCTCTCATTGCCAACGCACATTCTCCTGCCTCAGTTTATGTTCCGCAGCCTTTCTCACCACAGACTTTCCCTCCTACAGTAATTAACGCCCAACCGCATGTGCCCGCGCAGGGCTACGTGCAAAGCGTTATCGCACCTGCTCCACCACAGGTGTACGTGTCTCAGGTTTCTGCACCGAATGGCTATGGATCAGAGGTTGAAGGAAACCACGCCTACGGCTACGCTCCCTCACAAAGTTACGCTCCCTCGCAGAGCTATGCCCCCTCGCAGAGTTACGCTCCCTCTCAGGGGTACGCATCCAGCTATACAGGCCACCGCTACTCCACCCGCTCGCGGATGTCAGCAATAGAAATTGATATTCCTGTGCTGACGCAAGAGTAG